One genomic window of Mycolicibacterium neoaurum includes the following:
- a CDS encoding OB-fold domain-containing protein — translation MTIGLCGYASYLPHHRLAGSSIGLRRGDRVVASYDEDSTTMAVAAAARALPSDVVPDALYLATSTPAYADKTNATAVHAALGLPAEVFTADLCGTARSAMAGLRAAAREGGLVVAADVRVGKPGSADEKSGGDGAAALWFGGHDPIAEVLAIRSSTAEFLDRWRSPDEVTGQLWEERFGAELYAELIRDTASAALAAAGCADIDHVVLTCPNTAVLKRAATLIKGQKSVSSSPIGHSGAADPFIALAGVLDIAEAGDTIMVVSAADGCDAVVFAATTALGRHRQSRPLSAQRAAGSAVEYLTYLSWRGLVEREAPRRPEPDRPAAPPAGRARQWKFGLVGSCCNECGFVHLPPQRVCRQCQVTDEMAEVAVRDLAGTVVTYTVDRLAFSPSPPMVQAVIDIDGGGRCTLEVADARPDELAVGTRVRFTFRRLFTAGGVHDYFWKAVQVDAQ, via the coding sequence GTGACGATCGGGCTGTGCGGGTACGCGAGCTACCTTCCGCACCATCGGCTGGCGGGTTCGTCCATCGGACTGCGCCGTGGTGACCGCGTCGTGGCGTCCTACGACGAGGATTCGACGACCATGGCCGTCGCCGCGGCCGCTCGGGCGTTGCCCTCCGACGTCGTGCCGGACGCGCTGTACCTGGCCACCAGCACCCCCGCCTATGCAGACAAGACCAACGCCACCGCCGTCCATGCGGCACTGGGCCTTCCCGCCGAGGTGTTCACCGCCGACCTGTGCGGGACCGCGCGCAGCGCGATGGCCGGTCTGCGCGCGGCAGCCCGCGAGGGCGGCCTGGTGGTCGCCGCCGATGTCCGGGTGGGCAAGCCGGGCTCGGCCGACGAGAAGTCCGGCGGAGACGGTGCTGCGGCCCTGTGGTTCGGTGGCCACGATCCGATTGCCGAGGTGTTGGCGATCCGTTCGAGCACGGCGGAATTCCTGGATCGGTGGCGCAGCCCCGACGAGGTCACCGGTCAGCTCTGGGAGGAGCGGTTCGGCGCCGAGCTCTATGCGGAGTTGATCCGCGACACCGCGAGTGCGGCCCTGGCGGCCGCGGGGTGTGCCGATATCGACCATGTGGTCCTCACCTGCCCGAACACCGCGGTCCTCAAGCGGGCAGCCACGTTGATCAAGGGCCAGAAGTCGGTGTCGAGCTCGCCGATCGGTCACAGTGGTGCCGCCGACCCGTTCATCGCTCTGGCCGGGGTACTCGACATCGCCGAGGCGGGGGACACCATCATGGTCGTCTCCGCCGCCGACGGGTGTGATGCCGTGGTGTTCGCGGCCACCACCGCACTCGGCCGGCACCGCCAGTCGCGACCGCTGAGTGCGCAGCGTGCAGCCGGTTCGGCCGTCGAGTACCTGACCTACCTGTCGTGGCGCGGTCTGGTCGAGCGGGAGGCCCCGCGTCGGCCGGAACCGGATCGCCCGGCGGCGCCGCCCGCCGGCCGGGCTCGGCAATGGAAGTTCGGACTCGTCGGATCATGTTGCAATGAATGCGGTTTCGTTCACCTTCCGCCGCAGCGGGTGTGCAGGCAGTGTCAGGTCACCGACGAGATGGCCGAGGTGGCCGTCCGTGATCTGGCCGGGACCGTGGTGACCTACACGGTGGACCGGCTGGCGTTCTCGCCGTCGCCTCCGATGGTGCAGGCCGTCATCGACATCGACGGCGGCGGCCGCTGCACGCTGGAGGTCGCCGATGCGCGTCCCGATGAGTTGGCCGTCGGCACGCGGGTGCGGTTCACCTTCCGCAGGCTGTTCACCGCCGGTGGAGTACACGATTACTTCTGGAAGGCGGTGCAGGTCGATGCCCAGTAA
- a CDS encoding acetyl-CoA C-acetyltransferase: MRRAAIVAPVRTPVGTFGGSLRPMRAEDLAAQVIKAAVDRSGVDPERIEDVVFAQSYANSEAPCIGRWAALHAGLPIGVSGLQIDRRCGGGLQAVITAAMTVQTGAADVVLAGGVESMSNIEHYTTSARWGSRAGNQMLYDRLDRGRERSQPEWRFGAISGMIETAENLATDYRITREQADAFAARSHQRAAAAHKDGLFDAETVAIEVPARRGEPQLFAADEGIRPDTTVETLARLRTITPGGTVTAGNSSQQNDAAAACLVVAEDRLDELGLQPLGYLRGWAAVGCEPSRMGIGPVGATEKLFARTGLSFDDLALIEINEAFAVQVLAVLAGWGVSPADVEDRLNVNGSGISLGHPIGATGVRIMTTMLHELGRRGGGLGLETMCIGGGQGLAAVFEGVS; the protein is encoded by the coding sequence GTGAGGCGCGCCGCCATCGTCGCCCCGGTGCGGACCCCGGTCGGCACCTTCGGGGGGAGTCTGCGCCCGATGCGAGCCGAAGACCTTGCCGCACAGGTGATCAAGGCCGCCGTGGACCGCAGTGGGGTCGATCCCGAACGCATCGAGGATGTCGTGTTCGCGCAGTCCTATGCCAACTCCGAGGCACCGTGTATCGGCAGGTGGGCGGCGTTGCACGCCGGCCTCCCGATCGGGGTGTCCGGCCTGCAGATCGACCGGCGCTGTGGCGGTGGGCTGCAGGCTGTCATCACCGCCGCGATGACGGTGCAGACCGGTGCCGCGGACGTGGTGCTCGCCGGTGGGGTCGAATCGATGAGCAATATCGAGCACTACACCACGTCGGCACGCTGGGGATCGCGCGCAGGCAACCAGATGCTCTACGACCGTCTCGACCGCGGTCGTGAACGTTCGCAGCCGGAATGGCGATTCGGCGCCATCAGCGGGATGATCGAGACCGCGGAGAACCTCGCCACGGATTACCGGATCACCCGCGAGCAGGCCGACGCGTTTGCCGCCCGCAGCCATCAGCGCGCCGCCGCGGCCCACAAGGACGGGTTGTTCGACGCGGAGACGGTCGCGATCGAGGTGCCTGCCCGCCGCGGTGAACCGCAGCTGTTCGCCGCGGACGAGGGCATCCGACCCGATACCACGGTCGAAACCCTCGCCCGGCTGCGCACCATCACCCCCGGTGGCACCGTCACCGCAGGCAATTCCAGTCAGCAGAACGATGCCGCCGCGGCCTGTCTGGTCGTCGCCGAGGACCGGCTCGACGAACTCGGGCTGCAGCCGCTGGGATATCTGCGTGGCTGGGCCGCCGTGGGGTGTGAGCCCTCCCGGATGGGGATCGGGCCGGTAGGCGCCACCGAGAAGCTGTTCGCCAGGACGGGTCTGTCATTCGACGATCTGGCCTTGATCGAGATCAACGAGGCCTTCGCCGTGCAGGTGCTCGCGGTGCTGGCCGGGTGGGGCGTGAGCCCGGCCGATGTCGAGGATCGCTTGAACGTCAACGGTTCCGGGATATCGCTCGGTCATCCGATCGGAGCCACCGGGGTCCGGATCATGACCACGATGCTGCATGAACTGGGCAGGCGCGGGGGCGGCCTCGGGTTGGAGACGATGTGTATCGGTGGCGGCCAGGGCCTGGCGGCGGTATTCGAGGGTGTCTCGTGA
- a CDS encoding aromatic-ring-hydroxylating dioxygenase subunit beta encodes MNQGKDLLAVPDGFDRAEVEQFIYREARHADENDYDAWEALWTDDALYWVPADTVAGDPSRQMSIIFDNRSRISTRLKQVRTGRRYAQAPPSHLRRLISNIELLGGRANAHGGVDLEVGANFLVVESRPRGNHIWGGRTTYRLRRDGAELKLSYKLVQLVDADKPIPTLSFLI; translated from the coding sequence GTGAATCAGGGCAAGGACTTGCTGGCGGTGCCCGACGGCTTCGACCGTGCCGAGGTCGAGCAGTTCATCTACCGCGAGGCCCGGCACGCCGACGAGAACGACTACGACGCGTGGGAAGCCCTGTGGACCGACGATGCGCTGTACTGGGTGCCCGCCGATACCGTGGCCGGCGACCCATCCCGGCAGATGTCGATCATTTTCGACAATCGCAGCCGGATCTCGACCCGGCTCAAGCAGGTTCGCACCGGACGTCGCTATGCCCAGGCCCCACCGTCGCATCTGCGTCGTCTGATCTCCAACATCGAACTGCTCGGTGGCCGGGCCAATGCGCATGGCGGTGTCGATCTCGAGGTCGGTGCCAACTTCCTGGTCGTGGAGTCCCGGCCGCGCGGTAATCACATCTGGGGCGGCCGGACCACCTATCGACTGCGCCGTGACGGCGCGGAACTGAAGTTGTCCTACAAGCTGGTCCAGCTCGTCGACGCCGACAAGCCGATCCCCACCCTGAGCTTTCTGATCTGA
- a CDS encoding aromatic ring-hydroxylating oxygenase subunit alpha has protein sequence MTPPTTSVVDAGAGTASRYERLIRPEKVHGSLYTDPSIFAEELEKIWYRTWVFVGHESEVAQPNDYVRKKLGPQDVIMTRDRDGQIHLLLNRCAHRGNQVCDDAKGNSSTFRCPYHGWTFRNDGDLIGFPFFKGYGGRKLDLAMGRVPRVDSYGGFVFGSFAPDGPSLVEHLGAAAGEIDRLTRLSPQGRVELTAGWLQHKARANWKLLAENETDGYHPQFVHGSIFGVTGSTIGPLYSDSSTAVTRDLGNGHSENDLRPEFRKYAQPMRWFGTTESRVPDYVAAMRATHGADAERILIEGAPHVMIFPNLFIAEIQVFNIQPVSVDECVQYATAVQLAGAPELNRRMVSQCIGSVGPAGMLLADDTEMYERNQEGIAALSPEWLDVRRGMNRERVDENGFTIGTNTDETGMRGFWSHYKTLMERN, from the coding sequence ATGACACCTCCCACGACTTCTGTCGTCGACGCCGGCGCGGGGACAGCCAGCCGGTACGAGCGCCTGATCCGGCCGGAGAAGGTGCACGGCAGCCTCTACACCGATCCGTCGATCTTCGCCGAGGAGTTGGAGAAGATCTGGTATCGGACATGGGTTTTCGTCGGTCACGAGAGCGAAGTGGCACAACCCAACGACTATGTGCGCAAGAAGCTCGGTCCGCAGGATGTCATCATGACCCGCGACCGCGATGGCCAGATCCATCTGCTGCTCAACCGGTGTGCGCACCGCGGCAACCAGGTGTGTGACGATGCCAAAGGCAACTCGAGCACCTTCCGGTGCCCGTACCACGGCTGGACGTTCCGCAATGACGGCGATCTGATCGGATTCCCGTTCTTCAAGGGCTACGGTGGCCGCAAGCTCGACCTGGCCATGGGTCGGGTTCCCCGGGTGGACTCCTATGGTGGCTTCGTCTTCGGCAGCTTCGCGCCCGACGGCCCGTCCCTGGTCGAACACCTCGGAGCCGCCGCCGGTGAGATCGACCGGCTGACCCGGTTGTCTCCACAGGGCCGCGTCGAGCTGACCGCCGGCTGGCTGCAGCACAAGGCGCGTGCCAATTGGAAGTTGCTCGCCGAGAACGAAACCGACGGCTACCACCCGCAGTTCGTGCACGGGTCCATCTTCGGGGTGACCGGCAGCACCATCGGTCCGCTCTACAGCGATTCGTCGACCGCGGTGACACGCGATCTCGGCAACGGGCACAGCGAGAACGACCTGCGCCCGGAGTTCCGCAAGTATGCCCAGCCCATGCGGTGGTTCGGCACCACGGAGTCACGGGTGCCCGACTACGTCGCGGCGATGCGGGCCACCCACGGTGCGGATGCCGAACGGATCCTGATCGAGGGTGCGCCGCACGTGATGATCTTCCCGAACCTGTTCATTGCCGAGATCCAGGTATTCAACATCCAGCCCGTCTCCGTCGACGAATGTGTCCAGTACGCCACCGCGGTCCAGTTGGCCGGCGCACCGGAACTGAACCGGCGCATGGTGTCCCAGTGCATCGGATCCGTCGGGCCGGCAGGCATGCTGCTGGCCGACGATACCGAGATGTACGAACGCAATCAGGAGGGCATCGCGGCGCTGAGTCCGGAGTGGCTCGACGTGCGGCGGGGAATGAACCGGGAGCGGGTCGACGAGAACGGCTTCACCATCGGCACCAACACCGACGAAACCGGTATGCGCGGTTTCTGGTCGCATTACAAGACGTTGATGGAGAGGAACTAG
- a CDS encoding enoyl-CoA hydratase/isomerase family protein has protein sequence MNVLVEDDGAVRVLTLNRPEVRNAIDIPLRLELADALEAADADPQVRVIVLTGAGSTFCSGGDISTMKLMSETEAMERAQMAQRVIRAIWNTPKPVIAAVEGAAFGAGAALAAACDRVIAARDARFATTFTNVGLAGDMGAYASLPRRVGVARARQMLLMPEPVTAETAQPWGLVDALTDPGAALAVARADAQRLAAGPAQAYGVIKELLAVAPTLPPVEVLDHEAAHQAKLFGSADFAEGITAFAQKRRPSFGSRQGAHQ, from the coding sequence ATGAACGTCCTCGTCGAAGACGACGGCGCCGTGCGCGTCCTGACCCTCAACAGGCCCGAGGTGCGCAACGCCATCGACATTCCGTTGCGCCTGGAGCTCGCCGACGCGCTGGAGGCCGCCGATGCCGACCCGCAGGTGCGGGTCATCGTGTTGACTGGTGCGGGCAGCACATTCTGCTCCGGCGGTGATATCTCCACGATGAAGCTCATGTCCGAGACCGAGGCCATGGAGCGGGCTCAGATGGCCCAACGTGTCATCCGGGCGATCTGGAACACACCCAAACCCGTCATCGCCGCGGTGGAGGGTGCCGCCTTCGGTGCCGGTGCGGCGCTGGCGGCCGCATGCGACCGGGTGATCGCCGCCCGCGATGCGCGATTTGCCACCACCTTCACCAATGTCGGGTTGGCCGGCGACATGGGCGCCTATGCCTCGCTACCGCGCCGGGTCGGTGTCGCCCGCGCCCGCCAGATGCTGCTGATGCCCGAGCCGGTGACCGCGGAGACCGCCCAGCCCTGGGGCTTGGTCGATGCCCTCACCGATCCCGGCGCGGCGCTGGCCGTCGCGCGCGCGGACGCGCAACGGTTGGCCGCCGGTCCCGCGCAGGCCTACGGCGTGATCAAGGAACTGCTGGCCGTCGCGCCCACCCTGCCGCCTGTCGAGGTCCTCGACCATGAGGCCGCACACCAGGCAAAGCTTTTCGGCAGTGCGGATTTCGCAGAAGGTATCACCGCGTTCGCGCAGAAGCGGCGCCCATCGTTCGGATCTCGGCAAGGAGCCCACCAATGA
- a CDS encoding enoyl-CoA hydratase/isomerase family protein, producing the protein MSETSTAPVLREVGADGIARLRLNSPHIANGLNVDTLKALHAEVLACHADPAVKVVLLSGAGRNFCAGGDVHTFESKGEGLPDYLREATAWLQLATAALFQLRVPVVTAVQGFAAGGGGLGLVCASDIVVAARSAKFFSGAVRVGMAPDGGSSVTLAQLVGLRQALRILLTNPTLSAQEAADIGLITEVVPDDELVTRTDAIAAELAAMPTLALSATKRLVWSGVGASIEERLPEESRTVSELSGTADALEGLRAVIERRTPKFVGR; encoded by the coding sequence ATGAGCGAGACCAGTACTGCCCCGGTGTTGCGGGAGGTGGGCGCCGACGGTATCGCCCGGCTACGACTCAACAGCCCGCACATCGCCAACGGCCTGAACGTCGACACACTCAAGGCACTGCACGCCGAGGTGCTGGCCTGCCATGCCGATCCGGCCGTCAAGGTGGTGCTGCTCTCGGGTGCGGGACGCAACTTCTGCGCCGGTGGTGACGTGCACACCTTCGAGTCCAAGGGGGAGGGGCTGCCGGATTACCTGCGCGAGGCGACGGCCTGGTTGCAGCTGGCCACCGCCGCCCTGTTCCAGCTCCGGGTACCGGTGGTCACCGCGGTACAGGGATTCGCCGCCGGAGGTGGCGGCCTCGGGCTGGTGTGCGCATCCGATATTGTCGTCGCCGCTCGCTCGGCGAAGTTCTTCTCCGGTGCGGTGCGGGTCGGTATGGCCCCCGACGGCGGTTCGTCGGTCACGCTGGCTCAACTGGTCGGGTTGCGCCAGGCCCTGCGCATCCTGTTGACGAATCCGACGCTGAGCGCCCAGGAAGCCGCCGATATCGGTCTGATCACCGAGGTGGTTCCCGACGACGAGTTGGTCACCCGCACCGACGCGATCGCCGCCGAGCTGGCCGCGATGCCCACCCTCGCGCTCTCTGCCACCAAGCGCCTCGTGTGGTCGGGGGTGGGCGCCTCCATCGAGGAGCGTCTTCCCGAGGAATCACGCACCGTGTCCGAATTGTCAGGGACCGCGGACGCTCTTGAGGGGCTACGCGCCGTGATCGAGCGCCGCACACCGAAGTTCGTCGGACGATGA
- a CDS encoding enoyl-CoA hydratase/isomerase family protein, which yields MLVEVREHIGWITLNRPDRMNAVNVALARALGAALTSLGQRTDVHAVIIRGSGGNFCAGGDFDEVQRLRADGPEALRTLFTTFKDACDVIAGLPVPVVAAVDGVAMAGGFELMQAADIVLVCEQARIADNHVNFGMIPGGGSTARLPRILGRQQALGLLLSGDKFSGTDAVRIGLAYRAFAPEVFHDSVQAFAARLAGRDRSALTAIKELVVAGLDTDLAAANRLETDAVVARLSGSAGQAGVSAFKNRETT from the coding sequence GTGCTCGTCGAGGTCCGCGAGCACATCGGCTGGATCACGCTGAACCGCCCCGACCGGATGAACGCCGTCAACGTGGCCTTGGCACGGGCGCTGGGCGCCGCGTTGACCAGTCTGGGGCAGCGCACGGATGTGCACGCCGTGATCATTCGTGGCTCGGGTGGAAATTTCTGCGCTGGAGGCGATTTCGACGAGGTGCAGCGGCTTAGGGCAGACGGGCCCGAAGCGTTGCGCACGCTGTTCACCACGTTCAAGGATGCCTGCGATGTCATCGCCGGACTGCCGGTCCCGGTGGTGGCCGCGGTGGACGGTGTCGCGATGGCCGGCGGATTCGAACTGATGCAGGCCGCCGATATCGTGCTGGTCTGCGAGCAGGCGCGGATCGCGGACAACCACGTCAACTTCGGCATGATCCCCGGCGGGGGCAGCACTGCACGGCTGCCGCGCATCCTCGGTCGACAGCAGGCCCTGGGATTGCTGCTCTCCGGTGACAAGTTCAGCGGGACCGATGCGGTGCGGATCGGGCTCGCCTACCGGGCATTCGCACCCGAGGTGTTCCACGATTCGGTGCAGGCCTTCGCCGCCCGGCTCGCGGGCCGAGACCGCTCGGCCCTGACCGCCATCAAGGAACTCGTCGTGGCGGGGTTGGACACCGATCTCGCCGCCGCCAATCGCCTCGAAACTGATGCCGTCGTCGCACGACTGAGCGGATCGGCCGGACAGGCCGGTGTGTCGGCGTTCAAGAACAGGGAGACCACATGA
- the fabG gene encoding 3-oxoacyl-ACP reductase FabG — protein MESLLQDKVAVVTGAAQGIGLEIGRTLYEHGARVVFADLDETAAARAVTEVAGPAGDCRGVACDVTSEDAVRDLVSGTVDHYGRLDIFVNNAGITRDASLKKMQVSDFDAVITVHLRGTWLGIREASAVMREQKSGSIVNISSLSGKSGNPGQTNYSAAKAGIVGLTKAAAKEVAHHNVRVNAIQPGLIRTPMTAAMPPEVFAQREADVPMKRAGEPGEVAGAVVFLGSSLSSYITGTVIEVGGGRYM, from the coding sequence GTGGAAAGTCTGCTCCAGGACAAGGTCGCCGTGGTGACCGGTGCCGCGCAGGGTATCGGGTTGGAGATCGGGCGAACGTTGTACGAGCACGGTGCCCGGGTGGTGTTCGCCGACCTCGACGAGACCGCGGCCGCGCGGGCGGTCACCGAGGTGGCGGGACCTGCCGGCGACTGCCGCGGCGTCGCCTGCGATGTCACCTCCGAGGATGCCGTGCGCGACCTGGTGTCCGGCACGGTCGACCACTACGGCCGACTCGACATCTTCGTCAACAACGCCGGGATAACCCGTGATGCCTCGCTGAAGAAGATGCAGGTGTCCGACTTCGACGCCGTCATCACCGTGCACCTGCGCGGCACCTGGCTCGGTATCCGGGAAGCCTCGGCGGTGATGCGGGAACAGAAGTCCGGCAGCATCGTCAACATCTCCTCGCTGTCCGGGAAATCGGGAAATCCTGGACAGACCAACTACAGCGCCGCGAAGGCGGGCATCGTCGGTCTGACCAAAGCCGCGGCCAAGGAGGTTGCCCACCACAACGTGCGGGTCAACGCCATCCAACCCGGGCTCATCCGTACGCCCATGACCGCGGCCATGCCACCGGAGGTGTTCGCCCAGCGCGAGGCCGACGTCCCGATGAAACGGGCCGGCGAACCCGGTGAGGTGGCCGGGGCGGTGGTCTTCCTCGGCTCAAGCCTGTCCAGCTACATCACCGGCACGGTGATCGAGGTCGGCGGCGGGAGATACATGTGA
- a CDS encoding SDR family oxidoreductase: protein MDLGLSGARVVITGGASNIGRGIVHEFAAEGARIVLNDIDAPQADKVRAEALARGAAEVELAIEDLTVDGAAERTVEAAVSRWGGVDVLVNNAGWSVPGFVASDTDRQKWQRTIEINFFSAVAATQAAIAAMKDAGGGSIVFISSDAAFGQIRQGIYGASKAAMVAFARTTAREHGRHGIRSNIVCPGLVMPEGPEAVGAASLWAVGQDEVFNPKQIDFMLKDTPMRQLTTAEDVARAVLWFASPTAARQVTGQMISVSGGYTMP from the coding sequence ATGGATCTGGGACTGTCGGGGGCTCGCGTCGTCATCACCGGAGGCGCGTCCAACATCGGGCGCGGCATCGTTCACGAATTCGCCGCCGAGGGTGCACGCATCGTGCTCAATGACATCGACGCACCGCAGGCTGACAAGGTCCGGGCCGAAGCGCTGGCACGCGGTGCCGCCGAAGTAGAGCTCGCCATCGAAGACCTGACAGTCGACGGTGCCGCCGAACGCACCGTCGAAGCCGCGGTCTCGCGATGGGGCGGCGTCGACGTCCTGGTCAACAATGCCGGGTGGAGTGTGCCCGGGTTCGTGGCCAGCGATACCGACCGGCAAAAATGGCAGCGCACCATCGAGATCAACTTCTTCAGCGCCGTGGCCGCCACCCAGGCCGCCATCGCGGCCATGAAGGATGCCGGAGGCGGTTCGATTGTCTTCATCTCCAGCGACGCCGCCTTCGGCCAGATCCGCCAAGGCATCTACGGCGCGTCGAAAGCGGCCATGGTCGCCTTCGCGCGCACCACGGCGCGTGAACACGGCCGCCACGGAATCCGCTCGAACATCGTCTGTCCGGGCCTGGTGATGCCGGAGGGCCCTGAGGCGGTCGGGGCCGCCAGCCTCTGGGCGGTCGGCCAGGACGAGGTGTTCAACCCCAAGCAGATCGACTTCATGCTCAAGGACACCCCGATGCGCCAACTCACCACAGCCGAAGACGTCGCGCGCGCGGTGCTGTGGTTCGCCTCTCCCACCGCCGCCCGCCAGGTCACCGGTCAGATGATCTCGGTCAGCGGCGGATACACGATGCCGTGA
- a CDS encoding MlaD family protein, with protein sequence MVLSRRVITQLAFFAVITLVGGAVMIFNYMGLPNLLFGYNHYKVTVQLPVAAGLYENANVTYRGTNVGRVARVDLTQSGVVAELSLKSDVDIPGDVTAEVHSASSIGEQYVSLIPASDNGRLAEGAVIPQDRTSVPPDISDLLAATNKGLEVIPGDNLQTVVDESATAVGGLGPDLARLVKGSTTLAIDARKILDALTNLIDNSKPILDSQSVTADSIEAWASNMASVTEQLKREDKSVTGILDVGPRAADEVRQLFDRVQPTLPVVLANLVTLGDVAVTYQPHLEQLLVLAPSAVEVVQGAGVTNRDTKPDYKGAFLSFNLNLNLPPPCLTGYLPPNQARPTSLTDYPDRPAGDLYCRIPQDSMFNVRGARNLPCATRPGKRAPTVKMCESDENYVPLNDGFNWKGDPNATLSGQPIPQIRPGESAPPAAPAAAPPTVAPPIAVAEYDPATGSYLGPDGKRYTQANLAGGGKPESWQSMLVPPTR encoded by the coding sequence ATGGTACTCAGCAGAAGAGTCATCACCCAGCTCGCGTTCTTCGCGGTGATCACCCTCGTCGGTGGCGCCGTGATGATCTTCAACTACATGGGCCTGCCTAACCTGCTGTTCGGGTACAACCACTACAAGGTGACCGTCCAGTTGCCGGTCGCCGCGGGACTCTACGAGAACGCCAACGTCACCTACCGCGGAACCAACGTGGGCCGGGTGGCACGGGTGGACCTCACCCAGTCCGGTGTGGTGGCAGAACTGTCGCTCAAATCCGATGTCGACATCCCCGGCGACGTCACGGCGGAGGTGCACAGCGCGTCGTCCATCGGCGAGCAGTACGTCTCGTTGATTCCCGCCAGCGACAACGGTCGCCTCGCCGAGGGGGCGGTGATACCGCAGGACCGCACCTCGGTGCCCCCGGATATCAGTGATCTGCTGGCCGCGACGAACAAGGGGCTAGAGGTCATCCCCGGTGACAACCTTCAAACGGTGGTCGACGAATCGGCTACGGCAGTGGGAGGTTTGGGCCCCGACCTGGCCCGCCTGGTCAAGGGATCCACCACGCTGGCCATCGACGCTCGTAAAATTCTCGACGCGCTGACCAACCTGATCGACAACTCTAAACCCATCCTGGATTCCCAGTCGGTCACCGCTGATTCGATCGAGGCGTGGGCCTCCAACATGGCTTCGGTGACCGAACAGCTCAAGCGTGAGGACAAGTCGGTCACCGGCATCCTGGACGTGGGGCCGCGTGCCGCCGACGAGGTCCGTCAGCTCTTCGACCGCGTCCAGCCGACCCTGCCGGTGGTGCTGGCGAATCTGGTCACCCTCGGTGATGTCGCTGTCACCTATCAGCCGCACCTGGAACAGCTGCTGGTGCTGGCGCCGTCGGCGGTCGAAGTGGTTCAGGGCGCCGGTGTCACCAATCGCGATACCAAACCCGATTACAAGGGCGCGTTTCTGAGCTTCAACCTCAACCTCAACCTCCCACCACCATGCCTGACCGGTTACCTACCGCCCAATCAGGCACGGCCGACAAGCCTGACCGACTACCCGGACCGCCCCGCGGGCGACCTGTACTGCCGCATCCCGCAGGACTCCATGTTCAACGTGCGCGGTGCGCGCAACCTGCCGTGTGCGACACGGCCGGGCAAGCGGGCGCCGACGGTCAAGATGTGCGAGAGCGACGAGAACTACGTTCCTCTCAACGACGGGTTCAACTGGAAGGGCGATCCCAACGCCACGTTGTCCGGCCAGCCGATCCCGCAGATTCGGCCCGGTGAGAGCGCGCCGCCGGCTGCTCCCGCGGCCGCGCCGCCGACGGTGGCGCCGCCCATCGCGGTAGCCGAGTACGACCCGGCGACGGGCAGCTATCTCGGGCCGGACGGTAAGCGGTACACCCAGGCCAATCTGGCGGGTGGCGGGAAGCCGGAGTCGTGGCAGTCGATGTTGGTGCCACCGACACGGTGA